ttttggaccatctattggagttgctcttttggaccatcaatttggaccatctgttggagttgagcttttttcggagctccaaaacacactttttggcggtccaaattttacatctccagttttggaccgccaaattttggaccatctattggagatgctctaactgtcCTAATGGGAAATTTCATGCACATAAGATGTATGTATGTGATTCCAAAAGCGGATGAACATCACCAACAATCGTGGAAAGTATGAAATAGTCCTAGGGACAACAACACAAGCTATGGAGAACGATGCGAGCTTTGCATCTAGCATGACAATCAGGACGGGACAGAGGAGGGTATGTGTGGCTGGTTAGTTTACCCCCGTCGCGGAGTTTGACATGGGTGTCGTCTCCCCACGGGAGAGTCGTCCCCCGGAGGACCAGGCGGAGGCGGTCTTCTGGGAGACGCCGGTCGAGAGCGACGCTGCGGCGCAGATCGGCAACCTACAACGAGACCGATCCCCAATTAATTAGGGCGGAGCAAGGCAAGAAGGAGGAGGGTGCTCCGGGGGCGTTACCGACCGAGATAAGCGGGGGGAGGCGGATGTTGGTGGGCCTGGACGGACCGACGGCGCGCAGCTTCACCTCTACCGTCGTCTCCGGCTCGTCGCCCGCCGCAGCGGCCATGGTCTTCTCGTGCTCTATTCGGTTCCTCTTTGCGgttttttcctctctctctctctctctctctctctctctctctctctctctctgtctcttgcCCGTCTTGGATGACCCAACGGCAGAGGCCCAAACAGGCTATCTACACTTACAGTTGGGCCACGTTATTTTTCGAGCCCCTTCTGGTTTTCCGTGTTGTTACGGAAGTGCTGCGCGAGAGCCGATTGGCCGACGGACAGAGGGGCTCCGAGGCAATAATggaggcggcgtcggcggcgtcggcggcgacggcgacggcgacgatggtgtTCGTGTACGGCACCCTGAAGCGCGGGTTTCCCAACTACCCCCGCCTCGCCGCCTTCGACTGCCCCTTCGCCGGCgcggccaccaccgccgccccagccTCCCTCGTCATCGGGCCCTACTCCGTCCCCTTCCTCCTCCCCACCCCGACTCCGTCCTCCGGGCGTCTGGTCTCCGGCGAGCTCTACTCCGCGTCGCCCAGCGCCCTCGCCGACCTCGACTTGCTAGAGGTACCCTATCTCCCCCGGTCTCAAGACACGGCTCCTTTCCGGTTTCAGTAATCTCGACCCGACGGCAGGGCACTCACCTCGGCGTCTACGAGCGCCGGCGGATCACCGTCGTGGTTGACGGGGCGAGCAAAGAGGTGGAGGCACAGGCTTACTTTGCGAACGCGAGCTACGCGGAGTTCCTGTGGCTGCgctgcggcggcgaggcggccgagATCGCGGAGTACACCATGGAGCACGCGGGCAGGTACGTCCCGCCCAGTGGCCGCTCTCCCGGCGTCTCCGGGCTCATGGATGCCGTCCGTGCCTTCCTCGCCACTGCTCCGCCAGAAAATTGAACTGTTGTCGTCTTTCCTTCCGATTGTTCTCTGAATGAATTGAAGAATAAAATGTGGCGTGGTACCTACAGCATCCAGTGCACacctatatctctactcctaatgtctcagttggtagtccgcgttccgggttttattttcgtcccacctaatacggtcttttttggtacttctttggtacttgctcTCACCTCCCGCTCAGCCGCAAAAAACCAATAAAACCCCCGCGATCGAGTCCCGCAGACGCCCAACCTCCCGTCGTAATTAACTGAGACAATCGAAAATAAACCACCGAGCACAAACCGGCGaaaattaaccagcgaaaaaaacGCCCGACGGTGCGTCCTCGAGCGAGGTCTCGTGTCCCTCTTGCGAGGAACAGTCGCCCCGACACTGCCCTccttcgcccgccgccgcccttcgGTCCTTCACCGCCACCCATCCATCCATGCACTGCCGCCCTGGCACATCAAAACCGCCGGCGCGTAACTCGCACATCCATTAGATCCGGCGCTGGTCCCGTGCAGGACCCTCCGCTGATCGCTTCCAGGATCCGGCACCGATCCCTTTCAGGACCCGTCACCGGAGACGTCCAGGACGTGACGAGCCACCGCCGAAGTCGTCCAGGATCCGCCGCCAGATACACTCACTCCAGGTATCACAGATCCGCCGCCAGCCATCATATGAATAGAGATTTAGGTCGAATCTGAAATTTACATCCATCGCATTTCATACACCCACCCCATGAAATCTACATCCATCACAGGCACCACGTATAATAATGTACAACCATCACATACATTACAGGCATCACAGGCATCACAGGACGTCTCCCCATGGACGGAGCCTGCATTTCATCATTCTCAATATTTACTTTCTAACAGAATAAATATTTACTTTCTAACAGAATAAAGGGCCATGGAAACTTGGAAGCAAGTAAACACGAGTGGCTTCCAGACTCTTGCCTTTATTTGCAACTGCAAAACCCTTTGCATCAAAACCACTTAGTTCGCCAATTGCTGAAGGTGGAAGATCTTTTATCGAATCTTCGGCAGCACCAGGTTCCTAAGTTGGCAGAAAATAAGAACACAAAATAAGAACACAGAAATAAGATCTTTTATCGATTGAACATTTGTGTCATGCAATTCAAAAGATGGTTGCAGGACAGCAGGTACCCCAAAAGAAAGCAAACCTTGCTCCAACGGCCTAAAGGAAGTTGCTTAGCAACTTCCTAGAACCTCAGAAGCTCGGAGACATTTGGGAGTGGTTCACCCCCCTTTTGGACATTTGGCACAACAAAACAATTGAGGAAAAGTAAATGGTAATCACCCTTGCCCATCCTGCAGCAACCACCAAGTAGGCAACGTTCTTGTCGCCAAGGTAGACAGTGCCAAATACTCGTCCGATGTTAGGAGCAGTGTAATCCACTCTAAATGTGACCTCCTGCAATAGATTTTAGTTTTTCATTTCCAAGAGAAAATATAAGTGGTTTTTC
This window of the Triticum aestivum cultivar Chinese Spring chromosome 5D, IWGSC CS RefSeq v2.1, whole genome shotgun sequence genome carries:
- the LOC123121534 gene encoding putative gamma-glutamylcyclotransferase At3g02910 — encoded protein: MEAASAASAATATATMVFVYGTLKRGFPNYPRLAAFDCPFAGAATTAAPASLVIGPYSVPFLLPTPTPSSGRLVSGELYSASPSALADLDLLEGTHLGVYERRRITVVVDGASKEVEAQAYFANASYAEFLWLRCGGEAAEIAEYTMEHAGRYVPPSGRSPGVSGLMDAVRAFLATAPPEN